A window of the Dermatophagoides farinae isolate YC_2012a chromosome 2, ASM2471394v1, whole genome shotgun sequence genome harbors these coding sequences:
- the yata gene encoding N-terminal kinase-like protein yata isoform X2 encodes MWSIFSRDPSKDFGYEINEPVLNDENCIWILHKGKKKVSGEIVSIFRYELKLNESSYMDMAKNSLKRLKTLRHPSILTYIDSLETDKYILIVTEHVQPLFVFLKEMSKWPEQQKESAISWGIYSVSKGLCFLNNDCKMIHGNLSLGSIFINDSSDWKLFNFEYLTNIGSTQPVKSFYPHKIYTAPEVQDHNNRPTSDKLDAWGLSCLIWEIFNGQLNEQAQLKNTKRLPKKLIPLYSNLNKNVSQRCLIEDFLTKGQDKNGYFKNTFIDTMNFLEEIQIKDSTEKNRFFSNLNNALESFPVYFCKNKILSFVVTSLEYGEANCHCLELLIKIGKMLNENEYQKKVTPSIIKLFASKDRSIRSKLLKEIDEYIDHTPTQAVNDQIFPYLVHGFMDSNPVIREQTVKSIFHLASKLNNQNLNEEVIKHFSRIQIKDPEGGIRTNTIICLGKIASHFQPQTRQTVMLPLFLRSLRDPFPPSRIACIQSLMATQNFFTLQDCTSKIMPALCLILMDPEKQVRDHAFMTLTNFIQKIEKFSENPALIEHMESEINKSGTNVSSKFTTGLSWAVNSLAAKLTRTKIENDNNNENEQKHSQSIQDNHSSTSTFNQQKHPNSDKEQVLSKDNQMKISSIDDLTGNSDGWEGDNWENDLLEDWKEIVPPESVVQKVHKINDDENGWNNDDINWDDNTDFGKKNENILTTKKSNEEILKPRIRQTGGGSTSKVQKKGPMKLGAQKLRKNFD; translated from the exons ATGTGGTCCATTTTTTCCCGTGATCCATCTAAAGATTTTGGATACGAAATTAACGAGCCGGTCTTGAATGATGAGAATTGCATTTGGATTCTGCACAAAGGGAAAAAGAAG GTTAGTGGTGAAATTGTATCCATTTTCCGATATGAATTGAAACTAAATGAATCATCTTACATGGATATGgccaaaaattcattaaaaagGCTCAAAACTTTACGGCATCCATCCATATTGACGTATATTGATTCTTTGGAGACGGATAAATACATACTTATTGTAACGGAACATGTACAGCCATTATTCGTTTTCTTAAAAGAAATGTCCAAATGGCCAGAACAGCAAAAAGAATCAGCCATTTCGTGGGGAATTTATTCAGTTTCCAAGGGTCTTTGCTTTCTTAATAATGATTGCAAAATGATACATGGTAATCTTTCGTTGGGTTCTATATTCATAAATGATTCATCTGATTGGAAACTTTTCAATTTCGAGTATCTTACAAATATTGGCTCAACTCAACCAGTGAAATCATTTTATCCACATAAAATATATACTGCTCCTGAAGTGCAAGACCATAATAATAGACCTACAAGTGATAA ACTAGATGCTTGGGGATTAAGCTGTTTAATTTGGGAAATTTTTAATGGACAACTTAATGAACAAGCTCAATTGAAAAACACGAAACGCttgccaaaaaaattgatcccattatattcaaatttgaataaaaatgtttcacaAAGGTGCCTTATCGAAGATTTTCTGACTAAAGGACAAGATAAAAATGGATATTTCAAAAATACCTTTATCGATACTATGAATTTTCTTGAAGAGATTCAG ATTAAAGATTCGaccgaaaaaaatcgtttcTTTTCCAATCTTAATAATGCGCTTGAATCGTTTCCGGTAtatttttgtaaaaataaaatactaTCATTTGTAGTCACGTCATTGGAGTATGGTGAAGccaattgtcattgtttggAACTTTTGATAAAG ATTGGAAAAATgctaaatgaaaatgaatatcaaAAGAAAGTGACGCCCAGTATTATCAAATTGTTTGCCAGCAAAGATCGTTCAATTCGTTCAAAGTTATTGAAAGAAATAGATGAATACATTGATCATACACCGACTCAAGCTgtaaatgatcaaatatttCCATATCTTGTCCATGGATTCATGGATTCTAATCCTGTTATTCGTGAACAAACCGTCAAA agtatttttcatttggcttcaaaattaaataatcaaaaccTGAATGAAGAGGTAATTAAACATTTCAGTAGGATACAGATTAAAGATCCTGAGGGAGGAATTCGAACAAATACGATCATCTGTCTGGGAAAAATTGCCTCACATTTTCAGCCACAAACTCGACAGACTGTAATGTTGCCATTATTTTTGAGATCTTTACGTGATCCATTTCCTCCTTCACGTATCGCGTGTATTCAATCCTTGATGGCaacacaaaattttttcactctaCAAGATTGTACATCAAAAATTATGCCGGCattgtgtttgattttgatggatCCCGAGAAACAAGTTCGTGATCATGCCTTTATGACATTGACAAATTttatacaaaaaattgaaaaattctcagAAAATCCTGCTCTTATTGAGCATATGG AAAGTGAAATTAACAAATCCGGTACGAATGTTTCGTCTAAATTCACTACTGGTCTCAGTTGGGCTGTCAATTCTTTGGCAGCCAAATTGACAAGGaccaaaattgaaaacgataataataatgaaaatgaacagaaGCATTCACAATCGATTCAGGACAATCATTCATCTACGTCAACTTTCAATCAGCAAAAACATCCGAATAGTGATAAGGAACAAGTTTTGAGCAAagataatcaaatgaaaattagtTCTATCGATGATCTTACCGGAAATTCAGATGGCTGGGAGGGAGATAATTGGGAAAATGATTTACTTGAAGATTGGAAGGAAATTGTTCCACCGGAATCTGTCGTACAGAAAGTCCATAAGattaatgacgatgaaaatggctggaataatgatgatataaattGGGATGATAATACTGAttttggaaagaaaaatgaaaatattttaacTACCAAAAAATCTAATGAAGAAATATTGAAACCAAGAATAAGACAAACTGGAGGTGGTTCGACGTCTAAAGTGCAAAAAAAGGGTCCAATGAAATTGGGTGCtcaaaaattgagaaaaaattttgattaa
- the yata gene encoding N-terminal kinase-like protein yata isoform X1, which translates to MWSIFSRDPSKDFGYEINEPVLNDENCIWILHKGKKKVSGEIVSIFRYELKLNESSYMDMAKNSLKRLKTLRHPSILTYIDSLETDKYILIVTEHVQPLFVFLKEMSKWPEQQKESAISWGIYSVSKGLCFLNNDCKMIHGNLSLGSIFINDSSDWKLFNFEYLTNIGSTQPVKSFYPHKIYTAPEVQDHNNRPTSDKRLDAWGLSCLIWEIFNGQLNEQAQLKNTKRLPKKLIPLYSNLNKNVSQRCLIEDFLTKGQDKNGYFKNTFIDTMNFLEEIQIKDSTEKNRFFSNLNNALESFPVYFCKNKILSFVVTSLEYGEANCHCLELLIKIGKMLNENEYQKKVTPSIIKLFASKDRSIRSKLLKEIDEYIDHTPTQAVNDQIFPYLVHGFMDSNPVIREQTVKSIFHLASKLNNQNLNEEVIKHFSRIQIKDPEGGIRTNTIICLGKIASHFQPQTRQTVMLPLFLRSLRDPFPPSRIACIQSLMATQNFFTLQDCTSKIMPALCLILMDPEKQVRDHAFMTLTNFIQKIEKFSENPALIEHMESEINKSGTNVSSKFTTGLSWAVNSLAAKLTRTKIENDNNNENEQKHSQSIQDNHSSTSTFNQQKHPNSDKEQVLSKDNQMKISSIDDLTGNSDGWEGDNWENDLLEDWKEIVPPESVVQKVHKINDDENGWNNDDINWDDNTDFGKKNENILTTKKSNEEILKPRIRQTGGGSTSKVQKKGPMKLGAQKLRKNFD; encoded by the exons ATGTGGTCCATTTTTTCCCGTGATCCATCTAAAGATTTTGGATACGAAATTAACGAGCCGGTCTTGAATGATGAGAATTGCATTTGGATTCTGCACAAAGGGAAAAAGAAG GTTAGTGGTGAAATTGTATCCATTTTCCGATATGAATTGAAACTAAATGAATCATCTTACATGGATATGgccaaaaattcattaaaaagGCTCAAAACTTTACGGCATCCATCCATATTGACGTATATTGATTCTTTGGAGACGGATAAATACATACTTATTGTAACGGAACATGTACAGCCATTATTCGTTTTCTTAAAAGAAATGTCCAAATGGCCAGAACAGCAAAAAGAATCAGCCATTTCGTGGGGAATTTATTCAGTTTCCAAGGGTCTTTGCTTTCTTAATAATGATTGCAAAATGATACATGGTAATCTTTCGTTGGGTTCTATATTCATAAATGATTCATCTGATTGGAAACTTTTCAATTTCGAGTATCTTACAAATATTGGCTCAACTCAACCAGTGAAATCATTTTATCCACATAAAATATATACTGCTCCTGAAGTGCAAGACCATAATAATAGACCTACAAGTGATAA AAGACTAGATGCTTGGGGATTAAGCTGTTTAATTTGGGAAATTTTTAATGGACAACTTAATGAACAAGCTCAATTGAAAAACACGAAACGCttgccaaaaaaattgatcccattatattcaaatttgaataaaaatgtttcacaAAGGTGCCTTATCGAAGATTTTCTGACTAAAGGACAAGATAAAAATGGATATTTCAAAAATACCTTTATCGATACTATGAATTTTCTTGAAGAGATTCAG ATTAAAGATTCGaccgaaaaaaatcgtttcTTTTCCAATCTTAATAATGCGCTTGAATCGTTTCCGGTAtatttttgtaaaaataaaatactaTCATTTGTAGTCACGTCATTGGAGTATGGTGAAGccaattgtcattgtttggAACTTTTGATAAAG ATTGGAAAAATgctaaatgaaaatgaatatcaaAAGAAAGTGACGCCCAGTATTATCAAATTGTTTGCCAGCAAAGATCGTTCAATTCGTTCAAAGTTATTGAAAGAAATAGATGAATACATTGATCATACACCGACTCAAGCTgtaaatgatcaaatatttCCATATCTTGTCCATGGATTCATGGATTCTAATCCTGTTATTCGTGAACAAACCGTCAAA agtatttttcatttggcttcaaaattaaataatcaaaaccTGAATGAAGAGGTAATTAAACATTTCAGTAGGATACAGATTAAAGATCCTGAGGGAGGAATTCGAACAAATACGATCATCTGTCTGGGAAAAATTGCCTCACATTTTCAGCCACAAACTCGACAGACTGTAATGTTGCCATTATTTTTGAGATCTTTACGTGATCCATTTCCTCCTTCACGTATCGCGTGTATTCAATCCTTGATGGCaacacaaaattttttcactctaCAAGATTGTACATCAAAAATTATGCCGGCattgtgtttgattttgatggatCCCGAGAAACAAGTTCGTGATCATGCCTTTATGACATTGACAAATTttatacaaaaaattgaaaaattctcagAAAATCCTGCTCTTATTGAGCATATGG AAAGTGAAATTAACAAATCCGGTACGAATGTTTCGTCTAAATTCACTACTGGTCTCAGTTGGGCTGTCAATTCTTTGGCAGCCAAATTGACAAGGaccaaaattgaaaacgataataataatgaaaatgaacagaaGCATTCACAATCGATTCAGGACAATCATTCATCTACGTCAACTTTCAATCAGCAAAAACATCCGAATAGTGATAAGGAACAAGTTTTGAGCAAagataatcaaatgaaaattagtTCTATCGATGATCTTACCGGAAATTCAGATGGCTGGGAGGGAGATAATTGGGAAAATGATTTACTTGAAGATTGGAAGGAAATTGTTCCACCGGAATCTGTCGTACAGAAAGTCCATAAGattaatgacgatgaaaatggctggaataatgatgatataaattGGGATGATAATACTGAttttggaaagaaaaatgaaaatattttaacTACCAAAAAATCTAATGAAGAAATATTGAAACCAAGAATAAGACAAACTGGAGGTGGTTCGACGTCTAAAGTGCAAAAAAAGGGTCCAATGAAATTGGGTGCtcaaaaattgagaaaaaattttgattaa
- the yata gene encoding N-terminal kinase-like protein yata isoform X3 produces the protein MMRIAFGFCTKGKRRFVLFRFFLSRMNFSITIYRLKTLRHPSILTYIDSLETDKYILIVTEHVQPLFVFLKEMSKWPEQQKESAISWGIYSVSKGLCFLNNDCKMIHGNLSLGSIFINDSSDWKLFNFEYLTNIGSTQPVKSFYPHKIYTAPEVQDHNNRPTSDKRLDAWGLSCLIWEIFNGQLNEQAQLKNTKRLPKKLIPLYSNLNKNVSQRCLIEDFLTKGQDKNGYFKNTFIDTMNFLEEIQIKDSTEKNRFFSNLNNALESFPVYFCKNKILSFVVTSLEYGEANCHCLELLIKIGKMLNENEYQKKVTPSIIKLFASKDRSIRSKLLKEIDEYIDHTPTQAVNDQIFPYLVHGFMDSNPVIREQTVKSIFHLASKLNNQNLNEEVIKHFSRIQIKDPEGGIRTNTIICLGKIASHFQPQTRQTVMLPLFLRSLRDPFPPSRIACIQSLMATQNFFTLQDCTSKIMPALCLILMDPEKQVRDHAFMTLTNFIQKIEKFSENPALIEHMESEINKSGTNVSSKFTTGLSWAVNSLAAKLTRTKIENDNNNENEQKHSQSIQDNHSSTSTFNQQKHPNSDKEQVLSKDNQMKISSIDDLTGNSDGWEGDNWENDLLEDWKEIVPPESVVQKVHKINDDENGWNNDDINWDDNTDFGKKNENILTTKKSNEEILKPRIRQTGGGSTSKVQKKGPMKLGAQKLRKNFD, from the exons ATGATGAGAATTGCATTTGGATTCTGCACAAAGGGAAAAAGAAGGTTCGTattatttagattttttttgtccaggATGAATTTTAGTATCACAATATACAG GCTCAAAACTTTACGGCATCCATCCATATTGACGTATATTGATTCTTTGGAGACGGATAAATACATACTTATTGTAACGGAACATGTACAGCCATTATTCGTTTTCTTAAAAGAAATGTCCAAATGGCCAGAACAGCAAAAAGAATCAGCCATTTCGTGGGGAATTTATTCAGTTTCCAAGGGTCTTTGCTTTCTTAATAATGATTGCAAAATGATACATGGTAATCTTTCGTTGGGTTCTATATTCATAAATGATTCATCTGATTGGAAACTTTTCAATTTCGAGTATCTTACAAATATTGGCTCAACTCAACCAGTGAAATCATTTTATCCACATAAAATATATACTGCTCCTGAAGTGCAAGACCATAATAATAGACCTACAAGTGATAA AAGACTAGATGCTTGGGGATTAAGCTGTTTAATTTGGGAAATTTTTAATGGACAACTTAATGAACAAGCTCAATTGAAAAACACGAAACGCttgccaaaaaaattgatcccattatattcaaatttgaataaaaatgtttcacaAAGGTGCCTTATCGAAGATTTTCTGACTAAAGGACAAGATAAAAATGGATATTTCAAAAATACCTTTATCGATACTATGAATTTTCTTGAAGAGATTCAG ATTAAAGATTCGaccgaaaaaaatcgtttcTTTTCCAATCTTAATAATGCGCTTGAATCGTTTCCGGTAtatttttgtaaaaataaaatactaTCATTTGTAGTCACGTCATTGGAGTATGGTGAAGccaattgtcattgtttggAACTTTTGATAAAG ATTGGAAAAATgctaaatgaaaatgaatatcaaAAGAAAGTGACGCCCAGTATTATCAAATTGTTTGCCAGCAAAGATCGTTCAATTCGTTCAAAGTTATTGAAAGAAATAGATGAATACATTGATCATACACCGACTCAAGCTgtaaatgatcaaatatttCCATATCTTGTCCATGGATTCATGGATTCTAATCCTGTTATTCGTGAACAAACCGTCAAA agtatttttcatttggcttcaaaattaaataatcaaaaccTGAATGAAGAGGTAATTAAACATTTCAGTAGGATACAGATTAAAGATCCTGAGGGAGGAATTCGAACAAATACGATCATCTGTCTGGGAAAAATTGCCTCACATTTTCAGCCACAAACTCGACAGACTGTAATGTTGCCATTATTTTTGAGATCTTTACGTGATCCATTTCCTCCTTCACGTATCGCGTGTATTCAATCCTTGATGGCaacacaaaattttttcactctaCAAGATTGTACATCAAAAATTATGCCGGCattgtgtttgattttgatggatCCCGAGAAACAAGTTCGTGATCATGCCTTTATGACATTGACAAATTttatacaaaaaattgaaaaattctcagAAAATCCTGCTCTTATTGAGCATATGG AAAGTGAAATTAACAAATCCGGTACGAATGTTTCGTCTAAATTCACTACTGGTCTCAGTTGGGCTGTCAATTCTTTGGCAGCCAAATTGACAAGGaccaaaattgaaaacgataataataatgaaaatgaacagaaGCATTCACAATCGATTCAGGACAATCATTCATCTACGTCAACTTTCAATCAGCAAAAACATCCGAATAGTGATAAGGAACAAGTTTTGAGCAAagataatcaaatgaaaattagtTCTATCGATGATCTTACCGGAAATTCAGATGGCTGGGAGGGAGATAATTGGGAAAATGATTTACTTGAAGATTGGAAGGAAATTGTTCCACCGGAATCTGTCGTACAGAAAGTCCATAAGattaatgacgatgaaaatggctggaataatgatgatataaattGGGATGATAATACTGAttttggaaagaaaaatgaaaatattttaacTACCAAAAAATCTAATGAAGAAATATTGAAACCAAGAATAAGACAAACTGGAGGTGGTTCGACGTCTAAAGTGCAAAAAAAGGGTCCAATGAAATTGGGTGCtcaaaaattgagaaaaaattttgattaa